The Naumovozyma dairenensis CBS 421 chromosome 2, complete genome genome segment GGAGATTGTAAATTCGTTGGTTCATAACAATACCATTTCAAAAGAGCATCCGTAGCAGCTCTTGCCTTTGCTTCTTTTAAAGATGATCCATATCCTTCACCTAATTTTTCCTTATCAGAGAAGACACCAACAATGAAAACAGGAGCCTTGGATGCTCTACCAGATTCAGCTAATAACTTTGATATAGGTCTTTCAAGCCCTTCACGTTCACATAATTTACTTAACTCTCTCGTTGGTTGTTCGAACataaataatttagaaacaTCAAGTTTCCTACTTATAATATGATCATCAATAAACTTAAAGGCCAGATTCTTCTtaatttgttgttgttccGCCATTTGATCACTTTCAATCCACAGAGACCCAATTATACTTCTCACCGCTAAAGACATGGCCTTCACTTGattgaatttctttttccaagagacaatttcaataccgtcattataatttaatgaattattgtAGAATCTTAATTTACCCAAAGTGATTTCGAATGgttcattttgtaaatatcTTTCCATAACAGTTTgcttttcaatatcaatcCCCCATTGAGATccaattgatgataatacaTAATCTGATATGTATGAATCAATTGCGGCGTTTAATATTACGGTAGGTAACCTTGgatatttttctaataattttttcgTCACGTAGTAACTTAGGATATTCTTCCCGAAAATATTTAAACCATGATTATCGCAATAATCCTTCGAGAATGTAACTGTCTTTGGTGAAGTAGATGAAGGGAGCGTAGGTAATTGAGATGATCTACATGTAAGACATCTTGATAAagttgaatatttgaatgattcaGGTAGTTGCAATCTGCTATGTAGAGTAATTAGAAGTGGGGATTTGGATGCTATTTCCTCTGg includes the following:
- the MRPL3 gene encoding mitochondrial 54S ribosomal protein mL44 (similar to Saccharomyces cerevisiae MRPL3 (YMR024W); ancestral locus Anc_2.574) — protein: MSLRSNCRLLIQPLTRAGPSASISLLSSSNNIVNVSQSCNNRTLLALTRQASYSSSSTSPRLKDSEFAKYKEYYRNLKSLTINEIPEEIASKSPLLITLHSRLQLPESFKYSTLSRCLTCRSSQLPTLPSSTSPKTVTFSKDYCDNHGLNIFGKNILSYYVTKKLLEKYPRLPTVILNAAIDSYISDYVLSSIGSQWGIDIEKQTVMERYLQNEPFEITLGKLRFYNNSLNYNDGIEIVSWKKKFNQVKAMSLAVRSIIGSLWIESDQMAEQQQIKKNLAFKFIDDHIISRKLDVSKLFMFEQPTRELSKLCEREGLERPISKLLAESGRASKAPVFIVGVFSDKEKLGEGYGSSLKEAKARAATDALLKWYCYEPTNLQSPVIDPGTVIV